A window of Castanea sativa cultivar Marrone di Chiusa Pesio chromosome 1, ASM4071231v1 contains these coding sequences:
- the LOC142644415 gene encoding uncharacterized protein LOC142644415: MGIALVSVPAPHQSLLSQRPNISSNTWLHGSATTSIRYPSKLTILHCSSSTSVVEEGLPPPPPDSLPVQSESATNDTDKLPLRGCKACGREEIENGCNGEGRIQGGIATFPGFGWWPIKAYRPCPGFVASGGRYTRRGQSMDEVAFGRGGRGAAVGTSGEVQPSKKSQGPSKVKR; the protein is encoded by the exons atgggAATTGCTCTAGTCTCAGTTCCAGCACCTCATCAGAGCTTACTCTCTCAACGTCCAAACATTAGCAGCAACACATGGTTGCATGGCTCGGCAACTACTTCCATTAGATACCCATCTAAGCTCACCATCCTTCACTGCTCTTCTTCAACTTCTGTTGTAGAAGAAGGCcttcctcctccaccacctgATTCACTTCCTGTACAGTCAGAATCTGCCACCAATGACACTGACAAGCTCCCTCTGAG GGGTTGTAAGGCCTGTGGGAGGGAAGAAATAGAGAATGGATGCAATGGTGAGGGTAGGATTCAAGGTGGGATAGCAACATTTCCAGGCTTTGGCTGGTGGCCAATAAAGGCTTACAGGCCTTGCCCTGGATTTGTGGCATCTGGCGGTAGGTATACAAGACGTGGGCAAAGCATGGATGAGGTTGCCTTTGGAAGGGGGGGGAGAGGAGCTGCTGTGGGGACTAGTGGTGAGGTTCAGCCAAG CAAGAAAAGTCAAGGTCCAAGTAAAGTTAAGAGATAA
- the LOC142629758 gene encoding SUN domain-containing protein 5 isoform X3, which translates to MLLQFNMSTHGNNSNVLQRSENSSCSLPETISLEEVLLKVSVYASSVCKVRAQEEGERIQVEQLSSGRTHNSSYLNFDEFRNITKQGKGKAMPSQLVNIAHRLEPDGTEYNYASAFKGAKVVTQNKEAKGASNILGKDHDKYLRNPCSVAEKFVVIELSEETLVDSVKIANFEHYSSNFKEFGLSGSLSYPTETWSPLGTFVAANVKHAQCFKLPEPKWVRYLKLNLLSHYGSEFYCTLSCLEVYGVDAIERMLEDLIVTSAEPIPSEFPVPNSTALPSLKPDVGPVDSKRDGEVQNETETAGAGTGSGNDAQKLNVVTTNPSVILNGIPDPVMEVRPQPNGRIPGDTVLKILMQKVRSLELNLSVLEEYVKELSRRQGDILPEIDKDLLRVLSLMEKSKREIKDLLRWKENMEKGITDLQSWKALVSSQVNALVRENNILRLDVENVVKNQTSLESRELAVLAVSLLFVCFAILKLASAQIFNFFGACQSDQVCETSRGWVLILISSSMTILITLVYN; encoded by the exons ATGTTGTTGCAATTTAATATGTCAACTCATGGTAACAATTCCAATGTTCTTCAAAGATCTGAAAATTCCAGCTGTTCACTCCCAGAGACAATAAGCCTGGAAGAAGTACTTTTGAAAGTTTCAGTTTATGCCTCATCAGTGTGTAAAGTACGAGCacaagaagaaggagaaagaaTTCAAGTAGAACAACTTTCAAGTGGGAGAACTCATAATTCTAGCTATCTCAATTTTGATGAGTTCCGAAACATAACAAAGCAAGGAAAAGGTAAAGCCATGCCTAGTCAGCTTGTTAACATCGCCCACCGGCTTGAACCTGATGGAACTGAGTACAACTATGCCTCTGCCTTTAAGGGTGCAAAGGTGGTGACTCAAAACAAGGAAGCAAAAGGAGCTAGTAACATTTTGGGGAAGGATCATGACAAGTACCTGAGGAATCCTTGTTCAGTGGCAGAGAAGTTTGTGGTAATTGAGCTTTCAGAAGAGACTCTGGTTGATTCTGTCAAAATTGCAAACTTTGAACACTATTCTTCTAATTTCAAGGAGTTTGGTTTGTCTGGCAGTTTAAGCTATCCGACTGAAACATGGTCCCCTTTGGGAACTTTTGTTGCTGCTAATGTGAAGCATGCACAATGCTTTAAGCTTCCTGAACCTAAATGGGTGCGGtacttgaaattaaatttacttAGTCATTATGGTTCAGAGTTTTACTGCACACTAAGTTGTCTAGAGGTGTATGGTGTTGATGCAATTGAGCGGATGCTTGAAGATCTCATTGTGACTTCTGCGGAACCTATTCCCAGTGAATTTCCAGTGCCTAATTCAACTGCATTGCCTTCTTTAAAACCAGATGTTGGTCCAGTTGACAGCAAGAGAGATGGTGAAGTTCAAAATGAAACTGAGACTGCTGGTGCAGGGACAGGGAGTGGCAATGATGCACAAAAACTCAATGTTGTTACAACAAATCCTTCGGTGATTTTGAATGGTATTCCTGATCCTGTAATGGAGGTTAGACCACAGCCAAATGGTAGGATACCCGGTGACACTGTTCTGAAGATTTTGATGCAGAAGGTGAGGTCGCTTGAATTGAATTTATCTGTGCTGGAGGAGTATGTCAAAGAATTGAGTCGAAGACAAGGAGATATTCTGCCAGAGATTGACAAGGATCTATTGAGAGTATTATCTCTTATggaaaaaagcaaaagagagaTTAAAGATCTCTTAAGGTGGAAGGAGAACATG GAAAAAGGAATTACTGACCTTCAGTCATGGAAAGCTCTTGTCTCATCTCAAGTGAATGCATTGGTCAgagaaaataacattttaag GTTAGATgttgaaaatgttgtaaaaaatcAAACGAGTTTGGAAAGTAGAGAGCTTGCTGTGCTGGCAGTGAGTCTATTATTTGTGTGCTTTGCAATTCTCAAGCTAGCATCAGcacaaattttcaacttttttggagCTTGTCAGTCTGATCAAGTTTGCGAGACAAGTAGAGGTTGGGTTTTGATACTTATTAGCAGTAGTATGACCATATTGATTACCTTGGTCTATAACTAG
- the LOC142612694 gene encoding F-box protein SKIP8, with protein MEIASSFTTVLSSQPFFVPTIVTALCLLLTLFAFTTVRSISSKPSKSDVDACDFAASAEKKAGGGCGCVCKCTSPEMVEKVNSAAVIAAERQTGASMMEQLVPEITTHALSYLDYPSLCRLSMTNSLMRKAANDDNAWKALYHKDFTWEQDSVTPANGWKAYYAATRAIVNINNDFFNIIRERSLPAMSRFWLNADFVKCVHASGELFSGYNAVIQSWQLAFNWEHGVNFQVRDVRARVMSDMAWVSMKTFVDMDSGPFNVTNTFEFHNGRWYMVHHHSSVMAIDGDVEQQLVHA; from the exons ATGGAGATTGCCTCTAGTTTCACTACGGTCCTCTCGTCTCAACCGTTCTTTGTGCCCACAATAGTCACTGCTCTCTGTTTGCTACTCACTCTCTTCGCCTTCACCACCGTCCGATCGATTTCTTCCAAACCTTCTAAATCGGACGTGGACGCCTGCGATTTCGCCGCGTCGGCGGAGAAGAAGGCCGGCGGAGGTTGTGGTTGCGTTTGCAAGTGCACTTCGCCGGAGATGGTCGAGAAGGTGAATTCCGCGGCGGTTATTGCGGCGGAGAGGCAGACCGGCGCGTCGATGATGGAGCAACTCGTGCCGGAGATTACCACTCACGCTCTCAGTTACTTGGACTATCCGAGCCTTTGCCGCCTCTCCATGACGAACTCGCTTATGCGAAAAGCCGCCAACGACGACAACGCTTGGAAAGCACTTTATCACAAG GACTTCACATGGGAACAGGATAGTGTGACACCAGCCAATGGGTGGAAGGCTTACTATGCTGCTACAAGAGCCATTGTGAATATTAATAATGACTTCTTCAACATCATTAGAGAAAGGTCTCTTCCAGCAATGAGTCGTTTTTGGCTAAATGCAGATTTTGTGAAGTGTGTTCATGCATCAGGAGAACTCTTTTCAGG GTATAATGCTGTAATACAGAGTTGGCAGCTTGCATTTAATTGGGAGCATGGTGTCAACTTTCAAGTTCGAGATGTACGGGCTCGGGTTATGTCAGACATGGCTTGGGTTTCAATGAAAACCTTCGTTGACATGGATTCCGGGCCATTCAATGTAACTAATACCTTTGAGTTCCATAACGGACGGTGGTATATGGTGCATCATCACAGCTCTGTGATGGCCATTGATGGAGACGTGGAGCAACAGCTTGTGCATGCATAA
- the LOC142629758 gene encoding SUN domain-containing protein 5 isoform X2: MKKPQDVSFINTKCHQNIYNNDNNENNENRSKCSRNNSNSSRTRRSFCELSLSSLVFSLWCLVFLVYSKLGLGHGNGNGGNSPPDNGSTLCPVVSNDRLGDHAYSYITNGSNTHTNGMLLQFNMSTHGNNSNVLQRSENSSCSLPETISLEEVLLKVSVYASSVCKVRAQEEGERIQVEQLSSGRTHNSSYLNFDEFRNITKQGKGKAMPSQLVNIAHRLEPDGTEYNYASAFKGAKVVTQNKEAKGASNILGKDHDKYLRNPCSVAEKFVVIELSEETLVDSVKIANFEHYSSNFKEFGLSGSLSYPTETWSPLGTFVAANVKHAQCFKLPEPKWVRYLKLNLLSHYGSEFYCTLSCLEVYGVDAIERMLEDLIVTSAEPIPSEFPVPNSTALPSLKPDVGPVDSKRDGEVQNETETAGAGTGSGNDAQKLNVVTTNPSVILNGIPDPVMEVRPQPNGRIPGDTVLKILMQKVRSLELNLSVLEEYVKELSRRQGDILPEIDKDLLRVLSLMEKSKREIKDLLRWKENMEKGITDLQSWKALVSSQVNALVRENNILRLDVENVVKNQTSLESRELAVLAVSLLFVCFAILKLASAQIFNFFGACQSDQVCETSRGWVLILISSSMTILITLVYN, from the exons ATGAAGAAACCTCAGGATGTGTCCTTCATAAATACCAAATGCCACCAAAACATCTATAATAATGACAACAATGAAAACAACGAAAACAGAAGCAAGTGTAGCAgaaacaacagcaacagcagCAGGACTAGAAGGAGCTTCTGTGAGCTTTCCTTGTCTTCTTTGGTGTTCTCTCTTTGGTGCCTTGTCTTCTTGGTCTACTCTAAACTTGGCCTTGGCCATGGCAATGGCAATGGAG GGAATTCACCTCCTGATAACGGGAGCACACTGTGTCCTGTTGTTAGCAATGATAGGCTTGGTGACCATGCATACTCATATATCACAAATGGAAGCAACACTCACACAAATGGAATGTTGTTGCAATTTAATATGTCAACTCATGGTAACAATTCCAATGTTCTTCAAAGATCTGAAAATTCCAGCTGTTCACTCCCAGAGACAATAAGCCTGGAAGAAGTACTTTTGAAAGTTTCAGTTTATGCCTCATCAGTGTGTAAAGTACGAGCacaagaagaaggagaaagaaTTCAAGTAGAACAACTTTCAAGTGGGAGAACTCATAATTCTAGCTATCTCAATTTTGATGAGTTCCGAAACATAACAAAGCAAGGAAAAGGTAAAGCCATGCCTAGTCAGCTTGTTAACATCGCCCACCGGCTTGAACCTGATGGAACTGAGTACAACTATGCCTCTGCCTTTAAGGGTGCAAAGGTGGTGACTCAAAACAAGGAAGCAAAAGGAGCTAGTAACATTTTGGGGAAGGATCATGACAAGTACCTGAGGAATCCTTGTTCAGTGGCAGAGAAGTTTGTGGTAATTGAGCTTTCAGAAGAGACTCTGGTTGATTCTGTCAAAATTGCAAACTTTGAACACTATTCTTCTAATTTCAAGGAGTTTGGTTTGTCTGGCAGTTTAAGCTATCCGACTGAAACATGGTCCCCTTTGGGAACTTTTGTTGCTGCTAATGTGAAGCATGCACAATGCTTTAAGCTTCCTGAACCTAAATGGGTGCGGtacttgaaattaaatttacttAGTCATTATGGTTCAGAGTTTTACTGCACACTAAGTTGTCTAGAGGTGTATGGTGTTGATGCAATTGAGCGGATGCTTGAAGATCTCATTGTGACTTCTGCGGAACCTATTCCCAGTGAATTTCCAGTGCCTAATTCAACTGCATTGCCTTCTTTAAAACCAGATGTTGGTCCAGTTGACAGCAAGAGAGATGGTGAAGTTCAAAATGAAACTGAGACTGCTGGTGCAGGGACAGGGAGTGGCAATGATGCACAAAAACTCAATGTTGTTACAACAAATCCTTCGGTGATTTTGAATGGTATTCCTGATCCTGTAATGGAGGTTAGACCACAGCCAAATGGTAGGATACCCGGTGACACTGTTCTGAAGATTTTGATGCAGAAGGTGAGGTCGCTTGAATTGAATTTATCTGTGCTGGAGGAGTATGTCAAAGAATTGAGTCGAAGACAAGGAGATATTCTGCCAGAGATTGACAAGGATCTATTGAGAGTATTATCTCTTATggaaaaaagcaaaagagagaTTAAAGATCTCTTAAGGTGGAAGGAGAACATG GAAAAAGGAATTACTGACCTTCAGTCATGGAAAGCTCTTGTCTCATCTCAAGTGAATGCATTGGTCAgagaaaataacattttaag GTTAGATgttgaaaatgttgtaaaaaatcAAACGAGTTTGGAAAGTAGAGAGCTTGCTGTGCTGGCAGTGAGTCTATTATTTGTGTGCTTTGCAATTCTCAAGCTAGCATCAGcacaaattttcaacttttttggagCTTGTCAGTCTGATCAAGTTTGCGAGACAAGTAGAGGTTGGGTTTTGATACTTATTAGCAGTAGTATGACCATATTGATTACCTTGGTCTATAACTAG
- the LOC142629758 gene encoding SUN domain-containing protein 5 isoform X1 produces MKKPQDVSFINTKCHQNIYNNDNNENNENRSKCSRNNSNSSRTRRSFCELSLSSLVFSLWCLVFLVYSKLGLGHGNGNGGCTSGNSPPDNGSTLCPVVSNDRLGDHAYSYITNGSNTHTNGMLLQFNMSTHGNNSNVLQRSENSSCSLPETISLEEVLLKVSVYASSVCKVRAQEEGERIQVEQLSSGRTHNSSYLNFDEFRNITKQGKGKAMPSQLVNIAHRLEPDGTEYNYASAFKGAKVVTQNKEAKGASNILGKDHDKYLRNPCSVAEKFVVIELSEETLVDSVKIANFEHYSSNFKEFGLSGSLSYPTETWSPLGTFVAANVKHAQCFKLPEPKWVRYLKLNLLSHYGSEFYCTLSCLEVYGVDAIERMLEDLIVTSAEPIPSEFPVPNSTALPSLKPDVGPVDSKRDGEVQNETETAGAGTGSGNDAQKLNVVTTNPSVILNGIPDPVMEVRPQPNGRIPGDTVLKILMQKVRSLELNLSVLEEYVKELSRRQGDILPEIDKDLLRVLSLMEKSKREIKDLLRWKENMEKGITDLQSWKALVSSQVNALVRENNILRLDVENVVKNQTSLESRELAVLAVSLLFVCFAILKLASAQIFNFFGACQSDQVCETSRGWVLILISSSMTILITLVYN; encoded by the exons ATGAAGAAACCTCAGGATGTGTCCTTCATAAATACCAAATGCCACCAAAACATCTATAATAATGACAACAATGAAAACAACGAAAACAGAAGCAAGTGTAGCAgaaacaacagcaacagcagCAGGACTAGAAGGAGCTTCTGTGAGCTTTCCTTGTCTTCTTTGGTGTTCTCTCTTTGGTGCCTTGTCTTCTTGGTCTACTCTAAACTTGGCCTTGGCCATGGCAATGGCAATGGAG GATGTACTTCAGGGAATTCACCTCCTGATAACGGGAGCACACTGTGTCCTGTTGTTAGCAATGATAGGCTTGGTGACCATGCATACTCATATATCACAAATGGAAGCAACACTCACACAAATGGAATGTTGTTGCAATTTAATATGTCAACTCATGGTAACAATTCCAATGTTCTTCAAAGATCTGAAAATTCCAGCTGTTCACTCCCAGAGACAATAAGCCTGGAAGAAGTACTTTTGAAAGTTTCAGTTTATGCCTCATCAGTGTGTAAAGTACGAGCacaagaagaaggagaaagaaTTCAAGTAGAACAACTTTCAAGTGGGAGAACTCATAATTCTAGCTATCTCAATTTTGATGAGTTCCGAAACATAACAAAGCAAGGAAAAGGTAAAGCCATGCCTAGTCAGCTTGTTAACATCGCCCACCGGCTTGAACCTGATGGAACTGAGTACAACTATGCCTCTGCCTTTAAGGGTGCAAAGGTGGTGACTCAAAACAAGGAAGCAAAAGGAGCTAGTAACATTTTGGGGAAGGATCATGACAAGTACCTGAGGAATCCTTGTTCAGTGGCAGAGAAGTTTGTGGTAATTGAGCTTTCAGAAGAGACTCTGGTTGATTCTGTCAAAATTGCAAACTTTGAACACTATTCTTCTAATTTCAAGGAGTTTGGTTTGTCTGGCAGTTTAAGCTATCCGACTGAAACATGGTCCCCTTTGGGAACTTTTGTTGCTGCTAATGTGAAGCATGCACAATGCTTTAAGCTTCCTGAACCTAAATGGGTGCGGtacttgaaattaaatttacttAGTCATTATGGTTCAGAGTTTTACTGCACACTAAGTTGTCTAGAGGTGTATGGTGTTGATGCAATTGAGCGGATGCTTGAAGATCTCATTGTGACTTCTGCGGAACCTATTCCCAGTGAATTTCCAGTGCCTAATTCAACTGCATTGCCTTCTTTAAAACCAGATGTTGGTCCAGTTGACAGCAAGAGAGATGGTGAAGTTCAAAATGAAACTGAGACTGCTGGTGCAGGGACAGGGAGTGGCAATGATGCACAAAAACTCAATGTTGTTACAACAAATCCTTCGGTGATTTTGAATGGTATTCCTGATCCTGTAATGGAGGTTAGACCACAGCCAAATGGTAGGATACCCGGTGACACTGTTCTGAAGATTTTGATGCAGAAGGTGAGGTCGCTTGAATTGAATTTATCTGTGCTGGAGGAGTATGTCAAAGAATTGAGTCGAAGACAAGGAGATATTCTGCCAGAGATTGACAAGGATCTATTGAGAGTATTATCTCTTATggaaaaaagcaaaagagagaTTAAAGATCTCTTAAGGTGGAAGGAGAACATG GAAAAAGGAATTACTGACCTTCAGTCATGGAAAGCTCTTGTCTCATCTCAAGTGAATGCATTGGTCAgagaaaataacattttaag GTTAGATgttgaaaatgttgtaaaaaatcAAACGAGTTTGGAAAGTAGAGAGCTTGCTGTGCTGGCAGTGAGTCTATTATTTGTGTGCTTTGCAATTCTCAAGCTAGCATCAGcacaaattttcaacttttttggagCTTGTCAGTCTGATCAAGTTTGCGAGACAAGTAGAGGTTGGGTTTTGATACTTATTAGCAGTAGTATGACCATATTGATTACCTTGGTCTATAACTAG